The following coding sequences are from one Candidatus Nitrohelix vancouverensis window:
- a CDS encoding phosphatase PAP2 family protein: protein MGLTHKVKPSEDRASDKVLFYMISLYDIDVYLIDWVHTHFQSRLWIKFMEFVSIKQNFAIPGLIVAILILWVYRWRGALFLVAGGIAIGLNDAISHHVFKEGIGRLRPCHVLPQLQHVVNCSNSFSFPSNHASNTFAFAMLGTLCFRNWVLLVYCIALIVGYSRVFLGVHYPSDILGGAAFGSLMGYLGYLLYRQGLQRFRV, encoded by the coding sequence ATGGGTTTGACCCATAAAGTCAAACCGTCAGAGGACCGCGCCTCTGATAAAGTTTTATTCTATATGATTTCGCTTTACGACATCGACGTTTATCTTATCGACTGGGTGCACACGCATTTCCAATCGCGACTGTGGATCAAATTCATGGAATTCGTGTCGATCAAGCAGAACTTTGCGATTCCAGGCCTGATCGTCGCGATTCTGATCCTTTGGGTTTACCGCTGGCGCGGCGCTCTCTTCCTCGTTGCCGGAGGAATCGCCATTGGCCTGAACGACGCTATCAGCCATCACGTTTTCAAAGAAGGCATCGGGCGCCTTCGGCCCTGTCACGTGCTTCCTCAATTGCAACATGTCGTGAATTGTTCGAACAGCTTCTCTTTTCCCTCGAATCATGCGAGCAACACCTTTGCATTCGCAATGCTGGGAACACTGTGCTTTCGCAACTGGGTGCTTCTGGTCTATTGCATCGCCTTGATCGTAGGGTATTCCAGAGTCTTTCTCGGCGTGCATTACCCCAGCGACATTCTGGGCGGGGCGGCGTTCGGATCGCTCATGGGTTATTTGGGATACTTGTTATACCGGCAGGGCCTGCAACGGTTTCGGGTTTAA
- a CDS encoding glycine dehydrogenase subunit 2 — MNSANPANTSSAHPGQRGLVFNEPPIFELGSAGRRTPSLPACDVPEVELETLLSPDETRDSIEGFPELSELEVVRHFTRLSQWNFSIDANFYPLGSCTMKYNPKINDQLASMSDFSGVHPYAPEDFCQGSLQVLFELQESLKEISGLDAICLQPAAGAQGELAGMLMIHAYHESRGDQRSKILLPDSAHGTNPASATLCGYKSIPLPSNAEGLIDLKKLNDLMDEDTAGIMLTNPNTLGMFEAQILEITKAVHAKGGLVYCDGANLNAIMGKMRLGATGIDVMHFNLHKTFSTPHGGGGPGAGPVGVGKILEPFLPTPLIEKQGNRFVLNCNRPQSIGRLRTFYGNFGILLRAYAYIRSLGKEGIQRAAEMAVLNANYIKARLRDEFNLPYPGASLHECVFDNKHQRPLSTLDIAKALIDCGFHPPTVYFPLIVKNALMVEPTETESKETLDQFIAAMREISANGKADPDRYHDAPEFPVASRPDEARAARNPILRWKRAD, encoded by the coding sequence ATGAACTCTGCCAATCCAGCGAATACGTCATCCGCCCACCCCGGTCAACGCGGTCTGGTCTTCAATGAACCGCCCATTTTTGAACTTGGCTCGGCGGGCAGAAGAACGCCCTCGCTCCCAGCCTGCGACGTGCCGGAGGTTGAACTGGAGACTCTGCTGTCGCCTGATGAAACGCGCGACTCCATCGAAGGCTTTCCGGAGTTGTCGGAACTGGAAGTGGTGCGGCATTTCACGCGCCTGTCGCAGTGGAATTTCAGCATCGACGCCAATTTCTATCCGCTGGGTTCCTGCACAATGAAATACAATCCGAAAATCAACGACCAGCTGGCTTCGATGTCCGATTTCAGCGGCGTGCATCCTTATGCGCCGGAAGATTTTTGTCAGGGTTCGCTACAGGTCTTGTTTGAATTACAGGAATCCCTGAAGGAAATCAGCGGACTCGACGCGATTTGCCTGCAACCCGCCGCAGGCGCTCAGGGTGAACTGGCGGGGATGTTGATGATCCACGCCTACCATGAATCGCGCGGCGATCAACGAAGCAAGATTCTGCTTCCCGACTCGGCGCACGGCACCAATCCGGCGAGCGCCACCCTCTGCGGCTACAAGTCAATCCCTCTGCCTTCCAACGCGGAAGGTTTGATCGACCTGAAAAAATTGAATGATTTGATGGATGAAGACACGGCGGGCATCATGCTGACCAACCCGAACACGCTCGGCATGTTCGAAGCGCAGATTCTGGAGATCACGAAAGCGGTTCACGCCAAAGGCGGGCTGGTCTATTGCGACGGCGCGAACCTGAACGCGATCATGGGGAAAATGCGATTGGGCGCGACGGGTATCGACGTCATGCACTTCAATCTTCACAAAACCTTTTCCACGCCGCATGGCGGCGGCGGGCCGGGCGCAGGCCCGGTCGGGGTCGGCAAAATCCTCGAACCCTTTCTGCCCACGCCGCTCATTGAAAAACAAGGCAACCGCTTTGTATTGAACTGCAACCGACCGCAAAGCATCGGCAGACTGAGAACGTTCTACGGAAATTTTGGCATTCTACTGCGGGCCTACGCCTATATCCGTTCTCTTGGCAAGGAAGGCATCCAGCGCGCCGCCGAGATGGCGGTTCTCAACGCCAATTACATCAAGGCGCGTTTGAGGGATGAATTCAATCTGCCCTATCCCGGCGCCAGCCTGCATGAATGCGTTTTCGACAACAAACATCAGCGCCCGCTGTCCACCCTCGATATCGCCAAGGCGCTCATCGACTGCGGCTTTCATCCGCCCACGGTCTACTTTCCCCTGATCGTCAAAAATGCCTTGATGGTGGAGCCGACGGAAACCGAGAGCAAGGAGACGCTCGATCAGTTCATCGCCGCGATGCGCGAAATTTCCGCCAACGGCAAGGCCGATCCTGATCGCTACCACGACGCGCCGGAATTCCCGGTCGCTTCTCGTCCCGACGAAGCCCGCGCCGCGCGCAATCCGATCCTGCGTTGGAAACGCGCCGACTAG
- a CDS encoding Trm112 family protein gives MGIDKELLDILVCPKCKGDLELPEEEDGLVCPACSLKYPIRDDIPIMLVHEALPID, from the coding sequence ATGGGAATCGACAAAGAATTACTCGACATTTTGGTATGTCCCAAATGCAAGGGAGATCTGGAACTGCCCGAAGAAGAGGACGGACTGGTCTGCCCGGCCTGTTCGCTGAAGTATCCCATTCGCGACGACATTCCTATCATGCTCGTGCACGAAGCCCTGCCCATTGACTGA
- the waaC gene encoding lipopolysaccharide heptosyltransferase I: MSAPKKILILKMSALGDVVHTLPTLETLRANYPDAHIAWVVEERFRSLIDDHPDLDEVIAVNTRRWRKQINKDTFREIRQIVRELREKKFDLVLDFHGLLKSGLFARLSQAKDSWGFHKSNCKEAFSSFLINNHAPPMEADLHVVERNLTLAQAALPCAQTPMRFDLPQSPSGDALIENYFRDHPEMSRRRLAGINPGAGFRSKLWSLEKFAELGDRLSADHNFSILVTWGPGEEGMAQSIAARMQEPCWVAPATTIVESLSIYRRLDLFIASDSGPAHLSAALNRPTVALFGPTNPARNGPYGAQTRCVFKKLPCSFCWKRTCPLGTDECMQSISVEDVLESVHTVLQAPPAPTLAQP; encoded by the coding sequence ATGAGCGCTCCCAAAAAAATTCTGATTTTAAAAATGAGCGCCCTCGGGGATGTGGTGCATACCCTACCCACGCTGGAGACCCTGCGCGCCAACTATCCCGACGCTCACATCGCATGGGTCGTTGAAGAACGCTTCCGTTCCCTGATCGACGACCACCCCGATCTGGACGAAGTCATCGCCGTCAACACGCGACGCTGGCGCAAACAGATCAACAAAGACACCTTCCGGGAAATTCGCCAGATCGTGCGCGAACTGCGCGAAAAGAAGTTTGACCTGGTTCTGGATTTTCACGGCCTTTTAAAAAGCGGTCTCTTCGCCCGGCTTTCCCAAGCAAAGGATTCATGGGGTTTCCATAAGTCCAACTGCAAGGAAGCGTTCAGTTCTTTTCTCATTAACAATCACGCTCCTCCTATGGAAGCCGACCTGCACGTCGTTGAACGCAATCTTACACTGGCTCAGGCGGCGCTTCCCTGCGCACAGACCCCCATGCGTTTTGATCTGCCGCAATCTCCTTCTGGCGACGCGCTGATTGAAAACTATTTCAGGGACCACCCTGAAATGTCCCGCCGACGCCTCGCCGGGATCAATCCCGGAGCCGGTTTCCGATCCAAGCTATGGAGTCTTGAAAAATTTGCCGAGCTGGGGGATCGTCTCAGCGCGGATCATAATTTTTCGATTCTCGTCACCTGGGGGCCGGGAGAGGAAGGGATGGCGCAATCCATCGCCGCCAGAATGCAGGAACCTTGCTGGGTCGCTCCGGCCACGACCATCGTCGAATCGTTGTCCATTTACCGGCGCCTCGACCTGTTTATTGCGAGCGATTCCGGGCCGGCGCATTTGTCCGCCGCCCTGAACAGGCCGACCGTGGCTCTATTCGGCCCGACCAACCCGGCTCGCAACGGTCCTTATGGCGCTCAAACCCGTTGCGTATTCAAAAAATTACCCTGCAGTTTTTGCTGGAAACGGACCTGCCCTCTGGGCACCGACGAATGCATGCAATCGATCAGCGTTGAAGATGTACTGGAATCTGTTCATACTGTCTTGCAGGCGCCACCGGCGCCGACTCTCGCTCAACCTTAA
- a CDS encoding glycosyltransferase family 9 protein, translating to MGQFSKALEKQVKSLAWQGIGALVRLCRKPAAQDFEWNRVQSVLVVRPDRLGDVVLSTPVYVSLKRSFPDLKTTALVHKDYVPLLQNHPDIDRTLAYDPKRPWKIARQLRKQKFDLSLTLNKSFSATASVLTLLAGAHYRAGYRHAQNAWLYDFHGEPDSEARHETQNNLELLKVLKAPALTEAPRLGFSEDERQAAQNRLEALTRQPGPPVALIKIGSRVPQWGWSPDKFIEVANALVRENQAQLLFIVGPGEENMMRELSRKMEFEPQILPLMSVRELAALMQFCDLLFCNHTGIMHLASAVQTPLAVIFKHGEIKRWGPVNNRHVILEERNGDDLPAPFVTQQILTLLRESKADRSNPNL from the coding sequence ATGGGACAATTCTCAAAGGCTCTGGAAAAACAGGTCAAATCTCTCGCATGGCAAGGTATCGGGGCGCTGGTTCGCCTTTGTCGCAAACCTGCGGCCCAGGATTTTGAATGGAACCGCGTTCAATCGGTCCTGGTCGTCCGACCCGACCGCCTCGGAGACGTGGTTCTTTCGACTCCCGTCTATGTTTCTTTAAAGCGCTCTTTCCCGGACTTGAAAACCACGGCCCTGGTGCATAAAGATTATGTGCCGCTACTACAAAACCACCCGGATATCGACCGTACCCTCGCCTACGATCCGAAGCGACCCTGGAAAATTGCGCGGCAACTGCGCAAGCAGAAATTCGACCTGAGCCTGACCCTCAACAAGAGCTTCAGCGCCACCGCATCGGTCCTGACGCTCCTCGCCGGAGCGCATTACCGGGCAGGCTATCGCCATGCGCAAAATGCCTGGCTCTACGATTTTCACGGCGAGCCGGACAGCGAGGCGCGACATGAAACGCAAAACAACCTCGAATTGCTGAAGGTATTGAAAGCTCCGGCCCTGACAGAGGCGCCACGGCTCGGTTTCTCGGAAGATGAGCGCCAGGCCGCCCAAAATCGACTCGAAGCGCTGACGCGCCAGCCAGGGCCTCCTGTCGCATTGATCAAAATCGGCTCCCGCGTGCCACAATGGGGATGGAGTCCCGATAAATTCATCGAAGTCGCCAACGCGCTGGTCCGGGAAAATCAGGCGCAACTTCTGTTCATCGTCGGTCCCGGGGAAGAAAACATGATGCGGGAATTATCGCGCAAGATGGAATTTGAACCTCAAATTCTACCGCTCATGTCGGTCAGGGAACTGGCCGCTCTCATGCAATTTTGCGATTTGCTTTTTTGCAATCATACTGGCATTATGCATCTCGCTTCGGCGGTTCAGACCCCCCTCGCCGTCATCTTCAAACATGGAGAGATAAAACGCTGGGGGCCGGTGAACAACCGCCATGTCATTCTCGAAGAGCGCAACGGCGACGACTTGCCAGCGCCCTTCGTAACGCAACAGATCCTGACCTTGCTCCGCGAATCTAAAGCGGATCGTTCAAACCCGAATCTCTGA